AGTTTGCCCTCGTCCTTCCATTGCTGCTCATCCTGACGTTCATCACCACCGAGTTCGGACGAGCGCTCTATCAGTACAACACCATCGCGAAGTCCCTGCGCGATGCCTCCCGCTATCTTTCCGCCCAGGACCCGTCGATCGCAACCACGGATCCCACCAAGATCACGGCTGCCAAGAACCTCGTGGTCTATGGCAATCCGGCCGGCGGTACCACGCCATTGGTGCTGGGCCTCAGCACATCCCACGTCCCGACCCCGACCTGGCAATTCAAGGGCAGCGCCCCGGCCATCAATGCCGTCACCATCAAGGTCACGGGATACAAGTTCCGCCCGCTCCTCACGGGGTTTTT
The Variovorax sp. OAS795 genome window above contains:
- a CDS encoding TadE family protein, producing MKKKQNGVALVEFALVLPLLLILTFITTEFGRALYQYNTIAKSLRDASRYLSAQDPSIATTDPTKITAAKNLVVYGNPAGGTTPLVLGLSTSHVPTPTWQFKGSAPAINAVTIKVTGYKFRPLLTGFFGLTFGDANGDIPFGDISATMRGQS